In a genomic window of Lycium ferocissimum isolate CSIRO_LF1 unplaced genomic scaffold, AGI_CSIRO_Lferr_CH_V1 ctg8871, whole genome shotgun sequence:
- the LOC132045979 gene encoding uncharacterized protein LOC132045979, which produces MDITDKSWMDLRRSTNEYMHGVNDFLDYAFERASQGNEILCPCKICFNRYWHDREGVEGHLVGYGFARGYTKWVFLGEGFSARNTPHLTNDVETSYMHDDIDGLLHDTFRNVEGDLRHGVREGPSEDAKRFFKLVEEGKQELYLGCKNFSKLSFTIRLYLFKCIHGLSNVTFSDLLDLIKEAFPFAQIPESFNKAKKVIKDLGLGYEKIHACPNDCMLFWNDNAKMDNCSVWGSSRWKNVRDDLTNKNTKIPAKVLRYFPLKPRIRRIYVFSNISSYEMACSERPMKMLKRNLTGNGEVETYDVETNQTFIMRAALLWTVSDFPALAMLSGWSTKGRWACPTCNYDTFSQYLKHSRKMCYLGHQTFLPPDHPFRRDKKSFNGKEEHKAAPTPLSGIEVLEELREFNNVFGKGQKKRSRKNDGPWKKRSILFELPYWAHNKSRAHLT; this is translated from the exons ATGGATATTACAGATAAAAGTTGGATGGATCTCCGAAGATCCACCAATGAATATATGCATGGAgtgaatgattttcttgattatgCTTTTGAACGAGCTTctcaaggaaatgaaatattatGCCCTTGTAAAATATGCTTTAATCGGTATTGGCATGATCGAGAGGGGGTGGAGGGTCACTTGGTTGGTTATGGATTTGCTCGTGGATACACCAAATGGGTTTTCCTTGGGGAAGGATTTTCCGCAAGAAATACGCCGCATCTAACCAATGATGTTGAAACTTCCTACATGCATGATGATATCGATGGATTACTTCATGATACTTTTAGAAATGTAGAAGGTGATTTGAGGCATGGAGTGAGAGAGGGACCATCTGAAGATGCAAAGAGATTTTTTAAATTAGTGGAGGAAGGGAAACAAGAGTTGTATCTGGGGTGTAAAAATTTTTCTAAGTTAAGTTTCACCATTCGGTTGTACTTGTTTAAATGCATTCACGGGTTAAGTAATGTAACCTTTTCAGACTTGTTAGACTTGATAAAAGAGGCATTTCCGTTTGCTCAGATCCCCGAGTCTTTCAACAAGGCAAAAAAGGTCATAAAAGATTTGGGTCTTGGTTATGAAAAAATTCATGCATGCCCTAATGATTGCATGTTATTTTGGAATGACAATGCGAAGATGGATAACTGCTCTGTGTGGGGTTCTTCTCGATGGAAGAATGTTCGTGATGATTTGACTAATAAGAACACTAAAATCCCAGCAAAGGTTTTAAGGTACTTTCCTTTAAAGCCTAGGATTCGTAGGATTTATGTGTTCTCAAACATCTCTAGCTATGAGATGGCATGCTCGGAACGACCCATGAAGATG TTGAAGCGGAACCTTACGGGAAATGGGGAGGTGGAAACATATGATGTTGAAACTAACCAAACATTTATAATGCGTGCAGCTTTATTATGGACAGTTAGTGATTTTCCAGCACTAGCAATGCTTTCTGGATGGAGCACCAAGGGGAGATGGGCATGCCCCACTTGTAATTATGATACTTTCTCTCAATATCTCAAACATAGTCGTAAGATGTGTTACTTGGGTCATCAGACATTTTTGCCTCCTGATCATCCATTTCGAAGAGATAAGAAATCATTTAATGGTAAAGAGGAGCATAAAGCTGCACCTACTCCCTTATCAGGCATAGAAGTTCTTGAAGAGCTACGTGAATTCAATAATGTCTTTGGAAAGGGCCAAAAGAAACGGTCCCGGAAGAATGATGGTCCATGGAAGAAAAGATCCATACTTTTTGAACTGCCATATTGGGCACATAACAAATCGAGGGCACACTTGACGTGA